A window of Elgaria multicarinata webbii isolate HBS135686 ecotype San Diego chromosome 2, rElgMul1.1.pri, whole genome shotgun sequence contains these coding sequences:
- the IGF2 gene encoding insulin-like growth factor II isoform X3: MCSSRRILLLALTFLAYTVDSVSAYGPAETLCGGELVDTLQFVCGDRGFYFSRPVGRNRGRLHRGIVEECCFRSCDLNLLETYCAKSVKSERDVSSSSLVVLPALNKDSFQKPSHAKYSKYDIWQKKSSQRLQRGAPNILRARRYRWQSEGLQESEESKVHRPLVVLPTQKPLVVQTTSETSGSQK; the protein is encoded by the exons ATGTGCAGCTCCAGGCGGATACTGCTGCTCGCACTCACCTTCCTGGCCTACACGGTTGATTCTGTCTCTGCATATGGCCCAGCGGAAACTCTCTGTGGCGGAGAGTTGGTGGACACATTGCAGTTTGTCTGCGGGGACCGAGGTTTTTACTTCA GTAGGCCTGTGGGCAGGAACAGAGGACGGCTCCACCGTGGCATAGTGGAGGAATGCTGCTTCCGGAGTTGTGATCTTAACCTCTTGGAAACTTACTGTGCAAAATCGGTCAAATCAGAGCGAGATGTCTCATCGTCTTCTCTTGTAGTCTTACCAGCACTAAACAAG GATTCCTTTCAAAAGCCCTCTCATGCCAAGTATTCAAAATATGACATATGGCAGAAGAAAAGCTCACAGCGCCTTCAGAGAGGGGCGCCCAACATCCTCCGTGCCCGCAGGTATCGATGGCAAAGCGAAGGACTGCAAGAGTCTGAGGAATCTAAGGTCCATCGCCCCTTAGTTGTCCTGCCTACCCAGAAGCCTCTTGTTGTTCAAACCACCTCAGAAACATCAGGCAGCCAGAAGTGA
- the IGF2 gene encoding insulin-like growth factor II isoform X2, with amino-acid sequence MGCFQKTSSGDRKEETVQHQVQTMCSSRRILLLALTFLAYTVDSVSAYGPAETLCGGELVDTLQFVCGDRGFYFSRPVGRNRGRLHRGIVEECCFRSCDLNLLETYCAKSVKSERDVSSSSLVVLPALNKDSFQKPSHAKYSKYDIWQKKSSQRLQRGAPNILRARRYRWQSEGLQESEESKVHRPLVVLPTQKPLVVQTTSETSGSQK; translated from the exons GTGCAGACGATGTGCAGCTCCAGGCGGATACTGCTGCTCGCACTCACCTTCCTGGCCTACACGGTTGATTCTGTCTCTGCATATGGCCCAGCGGAAACTCTCTGTGGCGGAGAGTTGGTGGACACATTGCAGTTTGTCTGCGGGGACCGAGGTTTTTACTTCA GTAGGCCTGTGGGCAGGAACAGAGGACGGCTCCACCGTGGCATAGTGGAGGAATGCTGCTTCCGGAGTTGTGATCTTAACCTCTTGGAAACTTACTGTGCAAAATCGGTCAAATCAGAGCGAGATGTCTCATCGTCTTCTCTTGTAGTCTTACCAGCACTAAACAAG GATTCCTTTCAAAAGCCCTCTCATGCCAAGTATTCAAAATATGACATATGGCAGAAGAAAAGCTCACAGCGCCTTCAGAGAGGGGCGCCCAACATCCTCCGTGCCCGCAGGTATCGATGGCAAAGCGAAGGACTGCAAGAGTCTGAGGAATCTAAGGTCCATCGCCCCTTAGTTGTCCTGCCTACCCAGAAGCCTCTTGTTGTTCAAACCACCTCAGAAACATCAGGCAGCCAGAAGTGA